Proteins encoded within one genomic window of Marinobacter halotolerans:
- a CDS encoding response regulator: MTIKNALLVDDSKVARFALSKLLESRDMEVNMAGSAEEALDYLNANNRPDVIFMDHLMPGMNGVEATKAIKGNPETAGIPIIMCTSKKSQSFTEEARNFGVYNILTKPPQVEGLSSVLEQLDIDVSGGTLPEPPELDFAQEAEDEEPLDIPADASLELSPKTEGNGQDASEQNHPQVVPLTSDLIEQIARSAVKTHINNRLHELLSSLFDEQFDHLKRVLDETSRKQETVMEERLNAVTEMIDKRTANLRDDVAAEVNLNLVQELSQVRKELSKNNGFTAENMAELKDHITSVQTIDTEFWQTLQSEAIQQAHEISRETAEDIAQRTIDLFISQQRSATSRIYTIGLAASLGIFTVGIAFISGLFG, from the coding sequence ATGACGATTAAAAATGCGCTCCTGGTGGATGATTCCAAAGTAGCCCGGTTTGCACTGAGCAAACTGCTTGAGAGCCGGGACATGGAAGTGAACATGGCCGGCTCGGCAGAAGAAGCCCTGGATTACCTGAACGCCAACAACCGGCCGGATGTAATTTTCATGGATCACCTCATGCCGGGGATGAACGGTGTGGAAGCCACCAAGGCCATCAAGGGCAACCCGGAGACTGCCGGCATTCCCATCATTATGTGCACCTCCAAAAAGTCCCAGTCGTTTACCGAGGAAGCCAGGAATTTTGGCGTTTATAACATCCTCACCAAACCGCCCCAGGTAGAAGGTCTGAGCTCGGTTCTGGAACAGCTGGATATCGACGTGTCCGGCGGCACCCTGCCGGAACCCCCGGAGCTGGATTTCGCGCAGGAAGCGGAAGACGAAGAGCCCCTGGATATTCCGGCGGATGCCTCCCTGGAACTGTCCCCCAAAACCGAAGGCAACGGCCAGGACGCCAGCGAACAGAATCACCCCCAGGTGGTGCCGCTGACCAGCGACCTGATCGAGCAGATTGCCCGTTCTGCGGTCAAGACTCATATCAACAACCGCCTGCATGAACTGCTCAGCTCACTGTTTGATGAGCAGTTTGATCATCTCAAGCGTGTTCTTGATGAGACCAGTCGCAAACAGGAAACGGTCATGGAAGAACGGCTGAACGCCGTGACCGAAATGATCGACAAGCGCACCGCCAACCTGCGGGACGACGTGGCTGCCGAGGTGAACCTGAACCTGGTTCAGGAGCTGTCCCAGGTTCGCAAAGAGCTCTCCAAGAACAACGGATTTACCGCGGAGAATATGGCTGAGCTGAAGGATCACATCACCAGCGTGCAGACCATCGATACCGAGTTCTGGCAAACCCTGCAATCCGAGGCCATTCAACAGGCCCATGAAATCTCCAGAGAGACGGCAGAAGATATCGCACAGCGGACTATTGATCTTTTCATTTCCCAGCAGCGCTCGGCCACCTCCCGCATCTATACCATCGGCCTGGCCGCCAGCCTCGGCATCTTTACCGTTGGCATTGCGTTCATCTCCGGTCTTTTTGGCTAG
- a CDS encoding PEGA domain-containing protein: protein MVDFRPLLFINALALMLLVTAGFASVREEITASEFDTGQEPAFTQAATSQQADSVFLDDQKPAATATRPQSAQNDTPARESGAESFTLSPMQDKPQLIAKAEPASAMASATAEAPAPTPKSDPTPEPARAAEPTPEPEVAKPAPPKPEPQPKTGLLVLRSNVLGDQVTVNGKNYGATRLDLELKPGTYDVVIRKSGYQPWQKTVTLDAGDETTLVGRLEAFTNVNYRDGTWVGGVKTGDGTLVNSKGLRYEGHFVDGKFHGEGTAWYPDGSKYEGGWRSGKRHGQGTWRGADGARYTGQFRDDQFNGQGTLTMANGDILTGQWAGGKLNGHGSLTSSDGMLYVGGFRDNQFHGEGTLTYPDGRFYEGEFSSGEFHGQGKEVFADGKKYEGQYIEGSFHGKGLLSNPNGSSIQATFRYGEPYGQVRLTTAAGEIFTARTTEPGVCYRDKSYRATQCPNLEGW from the coding sequence CGGGATTTGCGTCGGTCCGGGAGGAGATCACCGCAAGCGAATTTGATACCGGGCAAGAGCCCGCATTTACTCAGGCCGCCACCAGTCAGCAGGCCGACAGCGTCTTCCTTGATGACCAGAAGCCGGCGGCGACCGCAACACGGCCACAGAGCGCGCAGAATGATACTCCGGCAAGGGAAAGCGGCGCAGAGTCTTTCACTCTCAGCCCCATGCAGGACAAGCCCCAGCTGATCGCCAAGGCTGAACCGGCTTCCGCCATGGCCTCCGCCACCGCAGAAGCTCCCGCCCCGACCCCGAAGTCCGACCCCACCCCCGAGCCAGCAAGAGCAGCCGAGCCCACTCCAGAGCCCGAGGTAGCGAAACCAGCACCGCCCAAACCCGAACCGCAACCAAAAACCGGTCTCCTGGTACTACGGTCCAACGTGCTGGGCGATCAGGTTACGGTAAACGGCAAGAATTACGGCGCGACCCGGCTGGATCTGGAACTGAAGCCCGGCACCTACGACGTGGTCATCCGTAAGAGCGGCTACCAGCCCTGGCAGAAAACCGTAACCCTGGATGCCGGCGACGAAACCACTCTGGTTGGGCGACTGGAAGCCTTTACCAACGTCAACTATCGCGACGGCACCTGGGTTGGCGGCGTCAAAACCGGGGATGGCACGCTGGTGAACAGCAAAGGCCTGAGGTACGAAGGCCACTTTGTGGATGGAAAGTTCCACGGCGAAGGCACCGCCTGGTACCCGGATGGCAGCAAATACGAAGGCGGCTGGCGCAGTGGCAAACGCCACGGCCAGGGAACCTGGCGCGGCGCGGATGGCGCCCGTTACACCGGCCAGTTCCGCGATGACCAGTTTAATGGCCAGGGCACTCTCACCATGGCCAACGGCGATATTCTGACCGGACAGTGGGCCGGAGGTAAACTGAACGGCCATGGTTCACTGACGTCCTCAGACGGCATGCTGTACGTAGGAGGCTTTCGCGACAACCAGTTCCACGGCGAAGGCACTCTCACCTACCCGGATGGCCGGTTCTACGAAGGGGAGTTTTCCAGCGGCGAATTTCACGGCCAGGGCAAGGAAGTCTTCGCCGACGGCAAGAAATACGAAGGCCAGTACATTGAAGGCTCGTTCCATGGAAAAGGCCTGCTGAGCAATCCCAACGGCAGCTCGATCCAGGCGACCTTCCGCTATGGCGAACCCTATGGACAGGTTCGTCTGACGACGGCGGCCGGTGAGATATTCACCGCCCGCACAACAGAACCCGGTGTTTGTTATCGGGACAAGAGTTACAGGGCGACCCAGTGCCCGAATCTGGAAGGCTGGTAA